Below is a window of Malus domestica chromosome 13, GDT2T_hap1 DNA.
GATGCTGCACCAGCATCATCCAGACCCCCCTGTTCAACCACAAAATCAGCACAAGGAATATATGGGCAGATATATACAATATGTTATGGACTTTGACAAGAATTGGAACCTGGAAGCCGGGTATAAGCGGTATCACAATTATAACTCTAAAAGGCTTTTTATCATTGTATGCTCGCATGATACGGCGAAATAATGCTTCTAAAACACGATTCCGTATAATTTCATCTCCTGAAAGACCTGATATGAAAAATTGGTTCTGGGAAGAAGTTGCAAAAAAGTAAAAGGATGTCAGAAAAATAGTTATCACCAAAGTCCCTTGCAGGATATCCAGAAAGATCAGAAAGCAGAAACTGCATAGTGCAAAAATGTATCCACAAAGAAAGGGGAGTTCTCAATATAGACTAAACGCTGACGAATGGACAAGAAATATCATACATGACTACTAGCAAATTCAACTCAAGcagaatttttctttttgaaataaaaatctcaagcaGCAATAATGCTTGTCAAATTGTCGAGAAGGCTTAAAATACTCTTTATTTTGAGCATATACTTCCTGaaatatatgatatatcagTAAGTCTAAATTATTACATAAGAACATTGAAATACATTAGGTATGGGTTTCGTTACTTTTGTATCATCGcaaagtgaagaaaaatgagaaagaaatTTACCTCAATGTAAATAAAGTGCTCTGATTTGTCGATTAGAGAGCAATAAGCATTGTGAATGCTCTCTTCAACTTGGCTTGTTCCTGCTGACCACTGACTGACGCTTCTAATAACCTAAAAGTGAGATGTTGTTAGGAACATGCAGGATGCAAGGTCCATTATCACAATCAAACAGTAAGAAAACAGAAACATTTACTACgcattaaatgattaaaccctCTGACATTTCTGAATATCACCTCCTCCGGAGGTTTATAGAGTACACGTCCCCTTGGAAACTTAACTTTGATTAAAATTCTATAGTCCTTCTTTCCCCTGGTTCAATTCCTACGACATTGTTCTAAGCAGTAGGTTCTTCAAGGTTATTTAACTTGACACTTATGACAGATATATCACTACATAaataacatcaaaataggaagatGGGAAATAAGAAATTAGAAGCCAAATCAGAAATGACATTTGCAATAATATGGAATTTCAAAAAGACAAAggagttttggttcacctgaCATCGACACGAGCAACAAGGGCCAACTTGTCCCGATTCATCTGTGAAACCACCCTTGTTGCCCCGTTCTTGTGTTTCCCACCACTCTGGATCTTTCATGCCAGACTGTGCCACCCCGTCAGAAGCCATTTTTCCGTGTCGAGACAGAGAATCTAGGTCATCTACAAAGCCTCTCATTGGCGTATCAGGACCTACTGGTGGAATTTTTAACTTCCGGAAAGGGAAAGCAAGATTGTTGCTAACCCTGCTTGGCTGATCAAGGAGATCATGGGGAGAGTCCATCCCATTTAGTTTTGTGTGTTCATTTGGAGAATCCAGCCCATCAGCTTCTTGGGGTATAAGAAGTGGAATATCTTGACAGGATGATATCGACGAGAAGGAATCCGTCCTTTTATGCTCTTTGTGATTATTAGCGTTCTTACtttcaatctccacctcttgGCTTCTTCCCATGTAATGAGGAATGACCATGTGGTGCTGCGGCATAAGTAGTGGAATTGCTTGTTCGTTTGGAGCCTTATTTCTCTGAAAGAATAAATACCGACTTAGCACATAACTTATTATAAATCAAAATCATACCATCCTAGCAGGATATCAACCTTTGCATAGTTCCAGCGCTGAACAAAATGTCTAGCCACATCACGGCAGGGTGGTCCCCAAAGGGCACAGTGAACGTCATGCCAAGGCATACGAGGATATTTTCCACGATCCAACTCATCTTTCATTGTATCCTCCCACGAATTTGGTTCAGATTCCCTGACAGGGTTATATTTCAAAAACCATATTTCACGACAATGAAATCATTTCAGAAAAGATCTAGAGCTAGGTAACATATGAATTTAAACCCTTAATAAAAGatacaaagcaaagaaaaataaatatgtataaATACAGATATCATGTTTCTGTCATTATCTGCAGATAGTTGTCAATGCATAATCCCAGAGTAGACAAGAAGCTCACCTTGGGTTGTAATAGTCTTTTCCAGGCCATATCGAAGGAGGGCAATCACCCACTTTATGCTCAGCAGTATCGTAACGACCAAAGCATAAATCCAGTCCTCCAAGAAAGCAAATCTGATAATCAACAATGACAAGTTTTTCATGGTGGGACCTATATGTAACAAGTATTTAATATCAGAAGCAGAAAAAGATTACATGATAGGGGAGTTCCAAGAGACTTTCTGAATAAGTAATACAAAATCTACAAATTGATTTGCAAATACAGCGCGTACCATAAGTAAACACCACTTGAGAAGTGGTCAGGATAACGTAGTACCCTCACATTCTCATGAATCCCGAGTAGTTTTCTCTTGCTATAAACACTGTTGATTTTCAGAGCAAGAGCTACCTCTTTATAGAGAAGAATGTATATCTGCAGACATGTTTCAGTGtcaaaaaattagaaataacGTCTAAATCTTATTTCAAGGAACCGTGTTTAAGTCAATTCACAGTTGATGGATATGCAAAGAAATAGAGTTTGAAGTCAATTCATAGATGACGATCCTGTAAAGAATTAGAGTTAAAGATTGCTTGAAAGTAAGGTTCACCTGAACCCCTTCCTTAGCTTTTTCTTCCAGTAAAGAATCAAGTCTAGAAGAAGCATGAGCATGAAATGGACGCCGCAGGTACAGTTCTGGACACAGCCACCAGCCACAAATAAATATCTGCATGGTACTTTCATTCATCaaacagaagaaaaatgaaaaatgatacTTATGATATACATCTGAAAAGTACCCAGCAAACTGAGAAGAACATACCTCTGATTTTGCATCCTCAATTGCAGAAGCAATAGCTTCAAATGCTGACTGACCATCTATAAACCATTGAGCCTGACTGCCATCGTCAGTCAAGCCTCTCGGAGGTGCAAAAGAGCCAAAGCGGTGAGGATGACACCAGCCCTCTGGAGGCCTAAGTCCAGCATCATTGATTGAGGCAACCCAATCTTTTACTTTGGAACCACTCTTAACTCTCAAATTAATGCTCCGGCTTCCACAAGCCACCTTTTCAAGTTTAACGTTACTTATCAAAAGATTGTCTGGATATTCATTCATTAGGCAGATAGTGCCCGCAACAACAGACTACAAAATTGGGGGAAAGGTCTACTTGCAAACATAGAAATTCGTCAGCCACCAGCAACTTGTgcattttatttataattaactAAGAACAATATTCTTACAGGGGTAAAGTTAGCAGTCCAAGTTCCTAGtttatttttgagtttttaaccATAACTCATATGGTTGCATTCTACTAGAGAATTCACATCCAAATGATAATAAACCATAATATATAGATTGCCCAGAGTAAAAGCAATATGCACGACCATCTGATAGAATCATTTATACACAGACCTAACTGGAATTTCAGGAAAGAAATCACAGGAACTGCAGTTTAACAAATCTGGAGCATCAGATATAACCCCAGGAAAAAAAAGCCAACTAACACTGACCTTAAATGTATGCCGTAAAGGATTCCgctcttttatttcttttgccAGTGATACCCGGCCATCCCCATTGCCATCTGAGGTTGGTAGTACATCAAATACTATTATATCTAAAGGTTGGGTATCAAAAGGATGCGCCAGCAAGGCCAAGAATCCTGGTTTTAATACAGCCCAAACCTGCACAGGATCAATTAGACGGTAATACGAAGATAACAAGTGAGAAACATGCCTTAAATTAAAGACTTAAAAAGGATGAGGAGATTATGCATATGATATCTCTTAAGCTTGTATATCTGTTGTCTAAAAATAATAGAATCTTCTGTCATTTGATTCAAATCTACATTTGGACTCCTACCAACAAAAAACCTATATTTTGTCGAGTATCTAAGAAATCACAGGTCTCTGAGTTAATTAAACTTTCACAGACAGATTACTAATATGACTGGAGAGTTGACCACCATAACTTTGTCACCAATGTGCTCAAGTTACAAGTGAATATAAAAGATAACTTATCAAAAGGACTTCTTACCTTTTGCCAATTGTCATTACAGCAATTGAACCAACGACATGCACAACATTTCCTGGTAGTATCATCCTTCGGAATTTTCGGAAGATGCTTGACCATCACATAGTCTTCTTTTAGCTTAGGGCCATATTCTGGAGAAAATGATAACATAGAGACCTCCAGGAACTTGCAGACCTACAATACATAATTATTGAGGCTTAGCCATTTAATAAGCAAACTGAAAATAGCTAAAGGCAGAGGACGTTCAAAAAACACCATTAATTATAGCTAATTTCAATTCCAaaactaattatttaaatcGACACATGTGATTGACATTTAGAAAGAACAGCACCAAGCACACCTCTCGAGAGTTCACAATGTCCATGTTTCCTAGAAAGTGGTTTAGATACCCTTGCATTGCAACCTTAGATCTCTCCGAAATGGATTGCTCCCTACCCAGCGCTGGCCGGATGATTGGCAGAGCAGCGCTAGATGGAACATCTCTGAACAAAAGATGCAACTATAAGATTTATGACAGTAATTCCAGAAAAACGTACAcaacaaatataaatttaaCAAGTAGTGACCTGTTTTTAGCGCTTTCATCGTGCTGCAGGGGAACAGTctcatcatcctcatcatctTGCACCACATCAGTGTGATCTCCTATTCCTAGATTTTGAAGCCATTCTTTAACCTTTAATATAATGTTGCAAACGAGATTAAATCCCAAACTTTCCGAAATAAGCAGTTAACTGCCAATTGCATACAAGAGTGAAAATGCAAACTGGCTTTCCGCTCACAAACTCAGACGATAAGATAAAAAATCACAGACCTGCTCTTGCTTCTCTTGAATTTCCTCAAAAAATGCACGCTTCTTCAATGCGAAATGCAAGAAGAATACATGTGATGGTTTCTTCACTAATCGCCACTTAAACTAAtgtttaaaagaaaataaaagcacATAATTAGTACATGATATTCTTAAACAGTAATCTACAAAGCTAGCAACTTCACAACTTGATATTGAAGCCAAAATTCGAAATGAGTGGACCCAATTAGGAAATAACACCTCAATTTTACAAAGTAAACAGAAATGCAATGATTCTAGAAGATTCTCTATAGTTAAAAGTTAACGACTTTCTCTTTACTTAACATCCTGATATCGGATTTTCTCTGCTCTTATCCAAATTTTCTCGGCATCCAAACACATAATTCAGATTGAAAACTGAAATTCAGAAACAGAGAATCAGGCAAAAgcgtggagagagagagagagagagagagagagagagagatcggagTTGCGTGCCTGCTTGTATTGGAACTCGATGGTGTACGAGAGAAGCACGGGGCTGATATCGCCGGCGTCGGGACGGGAGACGGAGACGATGGTGGCGCTGGGCAACTCGTCGAAAATCCGAGCGGGCTCGAAGGACGAGAGACGGCAGAGAAAGGAGGAGGGCGACATGGCCGACTCCGATCGCATTTGGAGGTAGCGGGATCCGCCCCCGGAGATTAACTGCTCCGATTCCATTTTCCGGTTTCGATCACTTGGAGATTGATCTGAAAAATTTGATCCACTTttgttgtaatttgtttgttgcaggatataatttgaatgataaaacgaaaagtaaaacaaaataaCGAGACGGAATTGGGGGGAGTCACCACTCGCCACAAGCAAACATGTCAAAAGAAACGAGTCTTTATTTCGGTCAAAAAAAGGAGGGAGGGGGTCGAATTCTCCTCAAAAGTGGAAACTTCGAGTTTTATTGGTTTATACGTGTGGAGTGGTGTGGGGAGTCGACTTTAAGAATCGGACAATAAGAAGCATGTTTTGTATACGCTTCCAACAATACCAACCAACTTATGACTATGTGTGCCATGTCCCATCTAATTTAATTGCGATCCATAGTTTATATCAAATTCAATTTGTGATTATCTTTTTACATTCTTTATATATGTAGAGTTCAGTATCTATGTGACACATTTGGAAGCGATTTAGAAATAATTGAAAGTACTTACAAATCACCAAAACCACCTCTATCTATATTGGGAATAGAACATTTTTCCTAATAAAACgcttttcattttattattcaaattatATCCAAATTTCGAATATGCAAGTTATGTTATAAACTTCAAAGTACATGAGCAAAAGTTCTAAAAAGAGTACAAAACGAGCATGCTGGTTCATCGTGTGGCGTAATCTAATCTTATCCTTACCATGAAATTTATCAGATAACCCAAATCTTGTAGtgatttggtttgggatttataTCTAACAGTccaaaattaattataaaagaCTGGTTGGTCCAGATTGTTGGTCAAATTATTGGTGCTACTAGAATGTTGTGCATGTTTCAGAAACAAATGTGGGTAATGCAGTCCTATCAATGTTCAACCTTTTTTTAGATACGGTCTGAGGCCAAGAAATGCACTTTCGTTTTCTAACTTTGGAATATCGGAATCAGCGGAAAAAATAGTTTAGAAATCGCAGGCGAATTTAACAAGGAACAAAAAGGGGAGTTATAGTGTAATCTCATAAAATTTGCTGAGTCTACCAAACAAAGCACAGAAACAACCACAACATGGGCATCGATCCCTCCTTCCAGACAGCATCGACGCCGATGATGTCCGCCCCCCTTCCTCGACTCACATGAGATGTCATTTGTATCTAGACCGCTTAATGTAACTAGAAAGAATGACATTTATTCTTTAGCCCGGAAAGAGGACCATTCTCAATCAAATTGCATTCTGAAAATTAGCACAAACATACGCGTTGACTGATATATTCAACAAAGTTACCAACACTGCATTCAACATATAAGAAAATGTACTACTCGATCTCAAAAGGTTTAACGGTTTCTTTTGAGTAGCTCACAAAATAAAACTTCTGtatataaataaaacttaacagcAATAACGTCTAGACTTCTGGTTCTTCGGTGCTCGGAGTAAAGGTCCCGTCGCTACTcacttctttgccttcttcgcACCTCCCCTGCAGAAACGAACAGAAATGTTTCATTTCATGATCCTTGTGTCCAACAAATGTATAAGCGTTAACACAAGATTTCAAGTAAACTTACTCAGACTGTTGGGGTG
It encodes the following:
- the LOC103452855 gene encoding phospholipase D zeta 1-like; translation: MESEQLISGGGSRYLQMRSESAMSPSSFLCRLSSFEPARIFDELPSATIVSVSRPDAGDISPVLLSYTIEFQYKQFKWRLVKKPSHVFFLHFALKKRAFFEEIQEKQEQVKEWLQNLGIGDHTDVVQDDEDDETVPLQHDESAKNRDVPSSAALPIIRPALGREQSISERSKVAMQGYLNHFLGNMDIVNSREVCKFLEVSMLSFSPEYGPKLKEDYVMVKHLPKIPKDDTTRKCCACRWFNCCNDNWQKVWAVLKPGFLALLAHPFDTQPLDIIVFDVLPTSDGNGDGRVSLAKEIKERNPLRHTFKVACGSRSINLRVKSGSKVKDWVASINDAGLRPPEGWCHPHRFGSFAPPRGLTDDGSQAQWFIDGQSAFEAIASAIEDAKSEIFICGWWLCPELYLRRPFHAHASSRLDSLLEEKAKEGVQIYILLYKEVALALKINSVYSKRKLLGIHENVRVLRYPDHFSSGVYLWSHHEKLVIVDYQICFLGGLDLCFGRYDTAEHKVGDCPPSIWPGKDYYNPRESEPNSWEDTMKDELDRGKYPRMPWHDVHCALWGPPCRDVARHFVQRWNYAKRNKAPNEQAIPLLMPQHHMVIPHYMGRSQEVEIESKNANNHKEHKRTDSFSSISSCQDIPLLIPQEADGLDSPNEHTKLNGMDSPHDLLDQPSRVSNNLAFPFRKLKIPPVGPDTPMRGFVDDLDSLSRHGKMASDGVAQSGMKDPEWWETQERGNKGGFTDESGQVGPCCSCRCQVIRSVSQWSAGTSQVEESIHNAYCSLIDKSEHFIYIENQFFISGLSGDEIIRNRVLEALFRRIMRAYNDKKPFRVIIVIPLIPGFQGGLDDAGAASVRAVMHWQYRTICRGHNSILHNLNEILGAKMHDYISFYGLRSYGKLFEGGPLACSQIYVHSKIMIVDDCTTLIGSANINDRSLLGSRDSEIGLLIEDKEMINSFMGGKPWKAGKFSLSLRMSLWSEHLGIRATEMNQIIDPIVDSTYKDIWMATAKTNTTIYQDVFSCIPNDFIHSRAAFRQSIAFWKEKIGHTTIDLGIAPEKIESYQNGDVKTAEPMERLESVKGHLVSFPLDFMLKEDLRPVFNESEYYASPQVFH